One segment of Moorella sp. E308F DNA contains the following:
- the leuS gene encoding leucine--tRNA ligase, translating into MEARYNFKEIEPKWQRRWEASDLYRVTEDSSKPKYYCLEMFPYPSGNLHMGHVRNYSIGDVVARFKRMRGYNVLHPMGWDAFGLPAENAAIHRGIPPAEWTWSNIANMRRQLHAMGISYDWDREVATCHPSYYRWTQWLFLQMYKHGLAYRKKAAVNWCPSCATVLANEQVVDGACERCHTPVMRKDLEQWFFRITAYAERLLNDLQKLPGWPEKVKIMQENWIGKSTGAEVIFRVEGSGEEIPVFTTRPDTLYGVTYMVLAPEHPLVTKLAAGKPQEKEVDQFVQAARYLSDLDRTATEKEKEGVFTGAYAINPVNNERVPIWIANYVLMEYGTGAVMGVPAHDQRDFEFARKYNLPVKVVIQPQGQEIDGATMTAAYVEDGIMVNSGPFSGLPNREGIHKVTEYLESTGKGRARVNYRLRDWLISRQRYWGAPIPMIYCDSCGLVPVPEEDLPVILPEGVEFKPTGESPLKNCPEFVNTTCPRCGGPARRETDTMDTFVCSSWYFLRYTSPRSQERAFERDKVDYWMNVDQYIGGVEHAILHLMYARFFTKALYDFGLIGVEEPFQNLLTQGMVLKDGSKMSKSKGNVVSPEEIIERYGADTARLFILFAAPPERDLEWSDQGVEGCYRFLNRVWRLVAAYADAVRRAGGTPAVKTPADRELWRLLHATIKKVTEDIEQRFNFNTAISAIMELVNGCYRYQDTVAENEQNLPLMGEVLRKLITLLAPFAPHIAEELWQGLGGRESVHLESWPAFDPDALVEEEVTLVVQINGKVRDRVQVPAGLPEEEVKKLVLKREKVASLLAGQQVVKVIVVPDKLVNVVARRAS; encoded by the coding sequence ATGGAAGCAAGGTATAATTTCAAGGAAATTGAACCCAAATGGCAGCGCCGCTGGGAAGCAAGCGACCTTTACCGGGTAACGGAAGATAGCAGCAAACCCAAGTATTATTGCCTGGAGATGTTCCCTTACCCATCCGGAAATTTACACATGGGGCATGTACGCAATTATTCCATTGGTGATGTTGTCGCCCGTTTTAAACGCATGCGGGGCTACAACGTCCTCCATCCCATGGGCTGGGATGCCTTTGGCCTGCCGGCGGAAAACGCGGCCATCCACCGGGGGATTCCGCCGGCGGAGTGGACCTGGAGCAATATTGCCAACATGCGCCGCCAGCTCCATGCCATGGGTATCAGCTACGACTGGGACCGGGAGGTAGCTACCTGCCATCCCAGCTACTACCGCTGGACCCAGTGGCTCTTCCTGCAGATGTACAAGCACGGCCTGGCCTACCGTAAAAAAGCCGCCGTCAACTGGTGCCCTTCCTGCGCCACGGTCCTGGCCAATGAGCAGGTAGTTGACGGCGCCTGCGAGCGCTGTCATACCCCTGTCATGCGCAAAGACCTGGAACAATGGTTTTTCCGCATCACTGCTTATGCCGAGCGGCTCTTGAACGATCTGCAAAAGCTGCCCGGCTGGCCGGAAAAAGTTAAAATCATGCAGGAAAACTGGATCGGCAAGAGTACCGGTGCCGAGGTTATTTTCCGGGTGGAAGGCAGTGGCGAGGAAATACCGGTATTTACTACCCGCCCGGATACCCTTTACGGCGTTACTTATATGGTCCTGGCTCCCGAACATCCCCTGGTGACGAAACTGGCAGCGGGGAAACCCCAGGAAAAGGAAGTAGACCAATTTGTCCAGGCGGCTCGCTATTTGAGTGATCTGGACCGGACGGCTACCGAGAAGGAAAAGGAAGGCGTCTTTACCGGTGCTTATGCCATAAACCCGGTCAATAACGAGCGGGTGCCCATCTGGATTGCCAACTACGTCCTCATGGAATACGGTACCGGGGCGGTCATGGGGGTGCCGGCCCATGACCAGCGGGACTTCGAATTTGCCCGCAAGTACAACCTGCCGGTCAAGGTTGTTATCCAGCCCCAGGGGCAGGAAATTGACGGCGCTACCATGACAGCCGCCTACGTTGAGGACGGCATCATGGTCAATTCCGGTCCCTTCAGCGGATTGCCTAACCGGGAGGGCATTCATAAGGTTACTGAATACCTGGAGAGTACAGGTAAAGGCAGGGCGCGGGTGAACTACCGCCTGCGGGACTGGCTGATTTCCCGCCAGCGTTACTGGGGCGCGCCCATACCCATGATTTACTGCGATAGCTGCGGCCTGGTACCCGTACCCGAAGAAGATCTGCCGGTCATCCTGCCCGAGGGAGTGGAGTTTAAACCGACAGGGGAATCGCCGTTAAAGAACTGCCCCGAGTTTGTCAACACCACCTGTCCCCGGTGCGGCGGCCCGGCGCGGCGGGAGACGGACACCATGGATACCTTTGTCTGCTCCTCCTGGTATTTCCTGCGCTACACCAGCCCCCGCAGCCAGGAGCGGGCTTTTGAACGGGATAAGGTTGATTACTGGATGAACGTGGATCAGTATATCGGCGGGGTGGAGCATGCCATCCTCCATCTCATGTATGCCCGCTTTTTTACCAAGGCCCTGTACGACTTTGGCCTGATAGGGGTTGAGGAGCCCTTCCAGAACCTCCTGACCCAGGGGATGGTCTTAAAGGACGGCAGCAAGATGTCCAAATCCAAAGGGAATGTTGTCAGCCCGGAAGAAATAATAGAGCGCTATGGCGCCGATACCGCCCGCCTCTTTATCCTCTTTGCCGCCCCTCCGGAGCGGGACCTGGAGTGGAGCGACCAGGGGGTGGAAGGTTGCTACCGCTTTTTAAACCGGGTCTGGCGTCTGGTTGCTGCTTACGCCGATGCCGTCCGCCGGGCTGGCGGCACCCCCGCGGTGAAAACTCCTGCCGACCGCGAGCTCTGGCGGCTCCTCCACGCCACCATCAAGAAGGTTACCGAGGATATCGAGCAGCGCTTTAACTTTAACACGGCCATCAGCGCCATTATGGAACTGGTCAACGGTTGCTACCGTTACCAGGACACCGTTGCTGAAAATGAACAAAACCTGCCGCTGATGGGTGAGGTTTTGCGGAAGTTAATAACCTTGCTGGCCCCCTTTGCTCCCCACATTGCCGAGGAGCTATGGCAGGGCCTGGGAGGGCGGGAGAGCGTCCACCTGGAATCCTGGCCTGCCTTTGACCCTGATGCCCTGGTGGAGGAAGAGGTAACCCTGGTGGTGCAGATCAACGGTAAAGTTAGGGACCGGGTGCAGGTTCCTGCAGGGCTGCCTGAAGAAGAAGTTAAGAAGCTTGTTTTAAAAAGGGAAAAAGTGGCCAGCCTGCTTGCCGGCCAGCAAGTGGTTAAAGTTATTGTGGTGCCGGATAAGCTGGTCAATGTCGTAGCCCGCCGGGCGAGTTGA